The nucleotide window CCTCCACCTCTTCAGAATCGCGGACCACGGGTGCCGACGACGTCTTTGTGTCCGATCTGACCCTGAACGAGAAGGTGTCACTCGTCGTCGGGGCGAGCGGTTCCGAAACCGTCGCTATCGAGCGGTTGAACGTCCGCTCGGTGCGCCTCGTCGATGGCCCTCACGGGGTTCGGCGACACGTGGATGGAGCTTCGCTGGGGATGTTCGATTCGCTGCCCGCCACATGCTTCCCGACGGCGGTGACGCTCGGTTCCAGCTGGAATACGGCGCTCATGCAGGAGGTGGGCGTAGCACTCGGACTCGAGGCTGCGGCCGCCGAGATCGACGTGCTACTCGGCCCGGGAGCCAATCTCAAGCGAACTCCTCTCGGGGGCCGCAACTTCGAGTACTTCTCCGAGGACCCGGCTCTTTCCAGCGGCATGGCTTCAGCGTGGATACGCGGGGTGCAGAGCACAGGCGTGGGAGCATCATTGAAGCATTTCGCGGCGAACAACGCCGAGCAACGCCGATACGGAATCGATGTCTACGTCGACGAGAGGGCACTCCGCGAGCTCTATCTCGCCAGCTTCGAACGATCCGTGATCGACGAAAAGCCTCGCACGATCATGGCGGCCTACAGCAAGCTGAACGGCATCCACTGCACAGAGAACACCTGGCTTCTCAAGGACCTTTTGCGCGCGGAATGGGGCTACCACGGCCTGATCGTCTCCGACTGGGGAGCCGCTTGGGACGGCGTGGCCGCCCTACGAGGGGGAACTGACCTGACGATGCCGGGACCCCTTCCCGCCCGAGGCATCCTCACGGCCCTCGAACGCGGCGAGATCGCGATTACCCATCTCGACGAGGCCGCGGGCCGTGTGCTCGATCTCGCGAAGCGGCCCGCCCCCATGTCATCGGTAATCGATCACGAATCTCACCATCGGCTCGCTCGACGGGCAGCGGCGGAAGGCACCGTTCTTCTCAAGAACGACGGCGGCATGCTTCCCCTTGCCGCTGGCAAGACCATTGCGCTGATCGGCGCGTTCGCGAAAACCCCTCGTTATCAGGGGGCGGGGAGTTCGAACGTCGTGCCGACCAGACTGGACGACCTCGCCGACGTCCTCAGCTGCGCGGTCGGAGCCAAAGATGTCACGTACTCCCCGGGATACGACCGAACAGAGAGCACCACAACGCCGTCGATGCTCGCGGACGCCGCGAACGCGGCGAGCATGGCGAACATCGCCCTCGTGGTCATCGGACTTCCGGAGGTTCTCGAATCCGAGGGCGTTGACCGACGCCACATGCAACTACCTCCAGCTCACAACGAACTCGTCGCCGCCGTCATGGCCGCGAACCCGCAAACCGTCGTAGTTCTGATGAACGGCTCGCCGGTGGAGATGCCGTGGCGGGACGAGGTGCCTGCCATCCTCGAGGCCTACCTGGGAGGTCAGGCCGGCGGCTCGGCACTAGCCGACGTTCTGCTCGGAGTCTCGGAGCCCGGCGGCCGACTGGCGGAGAGCTTCCCCGCCCGATATTCCGACCACCCAGTGTCCAGTCTCCCGGCTGGACCGAAGCAGACCGAGTACCGGGAAGGCATCTTTCTCGGGTACCGCTATTTCGACACAGCCCAGGTCGAGGTCGCCTTCCCGTTCGGTCACGGTCTCTCGTACACGACCTTCCAGTGGGGAGAGGCCACCCTCCTGCAATCGGGCTCCGTCGATTCGGCCGACCTCTCGGTGACGTTGACCATGACGATCAAGAACGTCGGCGTGAGATCAGGTTCCGAAGTCGTCCAGATCTACGTCTCGGATCCTAAGGCGAGCGTCTACCGACCGGCTCAGGAATTGCGTGCGTTCGAGAAGGTGCATCTCGCTCCCGACGAGGACTCGATCGTCACTTTCCAGCTCGACAACAGGGCCTTCGCCTACTGGGACGTGGAGACGCAGGGCTGGGTGGTCGAACCGGGCCAGTTCTACGTACACGTCGGAGCATCATCGCGCGACATCCGACAGACGGTGGAGATCAAAATTGCGAGCTTCTCGCCGCATGCTCAGACTTCCAAGGCGCCGAACCCGTACGAGCACGTCAACCCGGACGCGTTTACACGGGCCGGATTCGAGGCTCTCCTCGGACGGAGACTGCCTTCGAACGAGGCCCCGCAGGCGGGACGATTCGGCCTGGACACCGCTCTCGGGGACATGCAAGGCACCCTCGTCGGCCGCGTGCTGTTCCGTCTCATGCGCCGACTAGTAGCTCGAGAGCTCGGCGTCCCGAAAGGTGACCCGCTAATAGCAATCGCGTCAGACGTGGTCAAGCAGATCAACTTCCGAATGTTCCCCACCTTGAGCGGCGGAACGGTCACCCCTGCCCGTGCGCGAGTGCTCCTATGGGTTGTCAATCGTTGCTCCCGGTCGTTCCTGGGACGTCGCGGCGGGGAAGTTCGTCGACCCGATTGATTAGATAGCTTGTCGTTGTCGACGCCGATCGGCGCGCCTTAACTGCCCCTCGTGGGCTACGCCTGTTGCGAAGCGACAGCTCCCTCAGCTGCTACAACGACCTAGATGGCGTCCGAATCGGCCTGGACCAGATTCCGCGATGCGGTTCGCATGTGCGCCATGATCGTCTCCCGCGCACGAGAGACGTCGACAGTGCCGATGGCATCGACGATCTCCCGATGACGGTCCACGCTCATGTTCTCGGTAGCCCGCTCAAATCCTCCATACATAATCGACATGCGAATCGACCCTTCGAGCGCTTCCCACGAAGTGAGAAGCGTGACGTTCTCGGTGATGGTGATGAGGGTGCGATGGAAGTCGAGGTCTGCTTCGATCCGTTCCTCGAGTTCCAGACCCGTCGCGGTCGCCATCCTGGACAGAGCGGAGCGCAGCTGGTGCACAGCTGTCTCGCGGTGCTCGCCCTCGATGATTAGTCGTGCCGCGAGCGACTCGAGTGCGCCGCGGACGATGAAGATGTCGTGGATCTCTTTCGGGGTGAGTACGCGCACGAGCATGCGGCCGCGGGGCCCGCTAGTGATGAGTCCTTGCTGCTGCAGCTCGCGCATCGCCTCGCGCAGCGTGCCGCGACTGATCTGCAGCCGCTGCGCGAGGTCGACCTCGGAGAGGTGGGTTCCGGGGGTCATCTCACCGGAGGTGATGGCCCGACGGAGCGCACCGAGGGCGAGTTGACGGAGATTCGTGCGTTCGAGGCCCAGGAGAGCGGTCAAATCAGCGGCCATCATGTCCTCGCTGGTTGCGATGCGGTGTCGACAGGAAGATGTCGACGGTCGCCCCGAGTCTACGAGGCGACAGAGTTCAGCCGAGCTCGGACAGGACCTTCACGACGATCCGCTCGGTGGTGAGCCCGTAGCGCTCGTGCAAGGTGGGCAGGGCGCCGGCGTCGAGGAAGGCATCCGGGAGCGCGACCGGTACGACGCGGCGTCCGACTCCGCGCTGCACGAGGGCGGATGCGACGGTCTCGAAGAGGCCGCCGACGACGGAGTGGTTTTCGAGGGTGACGGCAAGACGCGGAGTGTCGAGTTGGGCGACGACGGTCTCGGCGTCGAAGGGCTTGATGGTTGGGGAGTGCACGACGGCGACGTCGACCTTGTGCGCGGCGAGGGCCTTCGCCGCCTGAAGGGCTCGCATCGTCATCAGACCGCTGGAGACGAAGACCACGTCGGCGCCCTCTCGAAGCACCTTGGCCTTCCCGAGCTCAAAGCGGTAGTCGTACTCGTCCAGCACCGTCGGGACCTTCCCGCGCAGGAGCCGGAGGTAGGAGGGGCCGCTGCTCGCAGCGAGTTGCGGCACTGCCTGCTCGATGTCGGTCGAATCGCACGGGTCGACGATCGTGAGGTTCGGCATCCCGCGGAAGATCGCGATGTCCTCCGTCGCCTGGTGACTCGGACCGTAGCCAGTAGTCAAGCCTGGCAGGCCTCCGACGATGTTGACGTTGAGGTTCGGTTCGGCGATATCGAGGCAGAGGAAGTCGTAGGCGCGTCGAGCGGCGAAGACGGAGTACGTCGAGGCGAAGGGCACAAATCCCGTCTCGGCGAGTCCGGCGGCGGCACCGAACAGTACCTGCTCGGCCATTCCCATCTGGAAGAAGCGATCGGGGTGCGCATGCTGGAACACGTGCATGTCGGTGTACTTGCCGAGGTCGGCGGTGAGGCCGACGATCCGCTGATCCGTTTCGGCCAACGCCGCGAGGGCATGGCCGAAGGGCGCCGAGGCGGTCTTCTGGCCGGGATCCGCGAACGACGCGATCATCGCCGACGTCTTGAGCTTGGGGGCGGGGGTGGTGGTGTTCATGCTGCGTTCCCTTCGCGGGCCGCGGTCAGCTGGTCGCGGCAGATCTGCCATTCGTTCTCGTCGATGCGCATGAAGTGCGCCTTCTCGCGGTTCTCCAGCAGCGGCACTCCGCGTCCCACTCTCGTGTCGCAGAGGATCACTGCGGGTACTCCGATGGGCGAGGAACGCCGAGATGCCTCCTCGAAGGCGGATTGCAGTGCGGTGGTGTCATTGCCGTCGACGCGCTGCGCGAACCAGCCGAAGGCTTCCCACTTCGCGACGAGGGGCTCAGTGCGCAGCACGGTGTCGGTCTTTCCATCGGCCTGGAGGGCGTTGACGTCGACGGTGGCGATGATGGAGCCGAGCTGGTGGTGGTGGGCCGACATCGCAGCCTCCCACGTAGAGCCTTCGTCGATCTCGCCGTCGGAGAGGAAGTTGATCACTCGGGCGTTGTTGCCGCGCAGGCGCAGGCCGAGGGCCATGCCGACGGCGACTCCGAGGCCGTGACCGAGGGAGCCACCGGAGATCTCCATGCCCGGCGTGTAGGTCGCCATCCCCGACATCGGAAGGCGCGAGTCGTCGGATCCGTAGGTGACGAGTTCGTCGACCGCGATGATTCCCACCTCGGCGAGGGCGGCATAGTGCCCGATCGCGTAGTGCCCGGTCGAGAGGAGGAATCGGTCGCGGTCGTCCCACTCCGGGTCCTCGGCACGGTAGCGGAGCTGGTCGGTGTAGACGGTGGCGAGGAGATCGGCGGCACCGAGGCCCTGGCCGACATAGCCCTGGCCCTGGACCTCGCCCATGTCGAGGATGTGATGGCGGATGCGGTAGGCCGCGTCATCGATCCGGCGCACCCGCTCGAGCGCGGTCATCGGCTCAGCGAGAGCGGTTGCGGTGTCCGGTGCTTCGCTGGTGACGGTGTCCGGGAGGGAGGTCATGACGGGTCCTTTCGAAGGCGATGCATCAGAGGGAGACGGTCTGCGGAGTGGTGGCGGCAGCCTCGGCGGCGAGGCGTCTCTCGCGTGGGCCCCACGTGTCCCTCGTGAGGAAGGCGGCAACCAGGCCGATCGCGGCGTACCCGCTGAAGAGGAGGGCCGGGCCCACCCAGCCGTAGGAGAGGAAGAGCAGCGTGGTGACGAAGGGAGTGAAACCGGAGACCATCGCGGAGATCTGGTAGGCGAGCGATGCGCCGGAGGAGCGGGTCTGTGCCTGGAACAGTTCGGGGAACCAAGCGCCTTGCACGCCGGCGAGGGAGTTCTGGCAGATTCCGTACGCCACGGCGAAGGTGATGATGATCAAGAGGAACGATCCGGTGTTCACCAGGAGGAACATGGGGACGCCGAAGAGCACGGCGAACGCGGTCGACCAGAGGTAGACCGGCCGTCGACCGACACGGTCAGTGAGTGCTCCCCAAAACGGAGTGGCGAAGACTCCGAGGGCAGCAGCGATGCATAGTGCCGTGAGCGTTTCGGTGCGGTCGGCGAGCTCAGTGGTGTTGAGGTAGCTGATCATGTAGGTGATCGCAACGGCGTAGCCGGCCGTCTCGGCGATCCGTAGCCCGATGCCGCGCACGATGTTGCGCCAGTCGTCTCGGATGACCCGGGTGATCGGGGACTTGACGATGATGCCGGCCGTTTTGACGTCTTCGAATACGGGGGACTCCGGCACCTTGGAGCGGATGATCAGGCCGACGGCGACCAGGACGATGCTGGCCAGGAACGGGACGCGCCAGGCCCAGTCGCCCGGGAGGGCGCCGCTGGACAGGAAGACGAGGTTCGCGAGGAGTAGACCGACGGGGAATCCGGCCTGCACGAGTCCGGTGAAGAAGCCCTTTCGCGTCCATGGCGCGTGCTCGTAGGTCATGAGAATCGCGCCGCCCCACTCGGCTCCGAAGGCGAGTCCCTGCACGATGCGGACGACGACGAGCAGGATCGGCGCGAGGACGCCGACGCTCTCGTAGGTCGGCAGCAGACCAATGAGGAATGTGGCCAGGCCCATGACGATCAACGAGGTGACGAGGACCGGCTTGCGGCCGACCTTGTCCCCGAGATGCCCGCCGATGATTCCGCCGATCGGGCGAGCGGCGAAGCCGACCCCGAGGGTGGCGAAGGAGAAAAGGGTCCCGGTCACGGGATCGGTACCTGGGAAGAACACGGTTCCGAAGTAGAGGGCCGCGGCGGTGCCGAAGCCGATGAAGTCGTAGGTCTCAATGACCGCGCCCACGCTGGAGCCGACGGCCACCCGCTTGACGTCTTTCGTTCCGTGCACGGGTCCGCGCATCTGCAGAGCGTCGTTGCTCATCGAACACCTTCCATCCTCGTTGATCGTCGCTCTAGACGACTGCGGACCAGTGTGCGCGGTCCCTGCATTCCTGTCAACGACTAATTGTTGACTGTCGACAGCAGCGGGAATATCGTTGCGGTGTCGTCGTCGACGAGCTCGGCGACTGATCTCGCCGCTCGACTGCCGGGGGCGCAAATACTCCCAGGAGGAACATATGAGCACTCGCACCGCCGTCGTCACCGGAGCGACTTCGCCGCAGGGGATCGGCCTCGCCACAGCCCGCCGTTACGCCCGCGACGGCTGGGACGTCGTCATCCTCGACCTCGATGCCACCCTCGCCGGCGTCACAGCTCTCGACATCGCCGACGAATACGGTGTCTCGGCATTCGGCACGCGCATCGACGTCGCAGACGAGCGATCCGTGGCATCAGCGCACGCTGCCGTCGCGGCCGAGGTCGCAGCGGACCGACTCGCCCCTGTCGGCGCGTTGGCGAACATCGCCGGCATCACCTCGCCCGTGCCATTCCTCGAGACGACCCTTCAGCTGTGGAACACGGTCCTCGCCGTCAACGCGACCGGCACCTACCTCGTCACGAGAGCCTTCCTGCCTGACATGCTCGCTACCGGTTGGGGGCGCATTATTACCATGTCCTCGGTTTCCGCGCAACGCGGAGGGGGCGTCTTCGGCAAGGTGCCCTACTCCGCGGCGAAAGCCGCCGTCGTCGGCTTCACCAAAGCACTCGCTCGCGAACTCGGAGACAGCGGAGTGACCATCAACGCCATCGCTCCGGGCGCGGTCGACACCGCCATCCGCGTCGGATCAACTCCGGAGCAGGAACAGGCGATCGTGGACGCGATCCCACTCGGCCGCACCGCGTCGGTCGACGAGGTCGCCGCGGTCATCGCGTTCCTCTCCTCCGACGGCGCGGCTTACCTGACGGGCACCACAATCGACATCAACGGCGGAAGCCACCTGCACTGACCGGTACGGTGCTACGCCTCGCGTCCGAGGTCGCGGCGCCGCCGGGACCGGCGAATCCGTAGAGCCCGATCCCAGGTGTTCTCACCCATTGGGTCGCTTCAACCCGCGCCGGTGAATCTCGCACTTGCCCGTTCATTCACTCCGATCCTCGTGTGCGATGCAGAAGACAGACCAAACCGATCGGACGTCCGCTTCGAAGATTGCAGGACGGTGCAGTCCGAGGTAAGGGCGGTGCCTCACCCGAAGAGGCGCCGTCTCTCAGCCGCGGCGATCGGCGCGCAAAACAAGGAATGCCCTGCTGCTAGGACTATTCGTGCCGACCCCATCGAATCACGCCAAGGCCCGGTCGATCGACTGCGAAGCGACCAGATCAACTGCGGCCTCCGCTGGAACCTCACAAGTCGAGTATTTGAAGTCGTCCATCCGGTAGGCAAGCCGATCGTTCCGATCTGAGCAGACGCGATGCACGCACCGGCAAGCTCGAATGCCTTGCTCGGCTCCCCTGAACACTCCAATGCGATCAGCCCATCTCCGACGGTCACGCCCGCTCTAGAACTGCGTGCTGGCTATGCGTCACCATCGAACATCGAGGTGACGGACCCGTCCTCGAACACCTCATGGATCGCGCGCGCCAACAACGGTGCGATCGGCAAGATGGTGAGACGGTCCCACTTCTTCTCATCGGGCAGCGGCAGCGTATCGGTAACGACAACGGAGTCGATGAACTCGGAGCTAAGAAGCTCGCGTGCCGGCTCCGAGAAAATCGCGTGGGTCGCGGCGACCACGACCCCAATTGCTCCGGCATTCTTGAGCGCCTCAGCACCCTTAGCGATCGTGCGTCCCGTGTCAATCATGTCGTCGACGAGCAGGCACACGCGGCCGTTGACGTCTCCGACAATCTCGTGAATAGAAACGTGGTTAGCCACTCCGGGGTCGCGGCGCTTGTGGATGATCGCGAGCGGCACGCCGAGCTTGTCGCTCCAGATGTCGGCGACGCGGACGCGGCCCATGTCGGGCGAGA belongs to Rathayibacter caricis DSM 15933 and includes:
- a CDS encoding beta-glucosidase is translated as MTSTSSESRTTGADDVFVSDLTLNEKVSLVVGASGSETVAIERLNVRSVRLVDGPHGVRRHVDGASLGMFDSLPATCFPTAVTLGSSWNTALMQEVGVALGLEAAAAEIDVLLGPGANLKRTPLGGRNFEYFSEDPALSSGMASAWIRGVQSTGVGASLKHFAANNAEQRRYGIDVYVDERALRELYLASFERSVIDEKPRTIMAAYSKLNGIHCTENTWLLKDLLRAEWGYHGLIVSDWGAAWDGVAALRGGTDLTMPGPLPARGILTALERGEIAITHLDEAAGRVLDLAKRPAPMSSVIDHESHHRLARRAAAEGTVLLKNDGGMLPLAAGKTIALIGAFAKTPRYQGAGSSNVVPTRLDDLADVLSCAVGAKDVTYSPGYDRTESTTTPSMLADAANAASMANIALVVIGLPEVLESEGVDRRHMQLPPAHNELVAAVMAANPQTVVVLMNGSPVEMPWRDEVPAILEAYLGGQAGGSALADVLLGVSEPGGRLAESFPARYSDHPVSSLPAGPKQTEYREGIFLGYRYFDTAQVEVAFPFGHGLSYTTFQWGEATLLQSGSVDSADLSVTLTMTIKNVGVRSGSEVVQIYVSDPKASVYRPAQELRAFEKVHLAPDEDSIVTFQLDNRAFAYWDVETQGWVVEPGQFYVHVGASSRDIRQTVEIKIASFSPHAQTSKAPNPYEHVNPDAFTRAGFEALLGRRLPSNEAPQAGRFGLDTALGDMQGTLVGRVLFRLMRRLVARELGVPKGDPLIAIASDVVKQINFRMFPTLSGGTVTPARARVLLWVVNRCSRSFLGRRGGEVRRPD
- a CDS encoding GntR family transcriptional regulator, producing the protein MAADLTALLGLERTNLRQLALGALRRAITSGEMTPGTHLSEVDLAQRLQISRGTLREAMRELQQQGLITSGPRGRMLVRVLTPKEIHDIFIVRGALESLAARLIIEGEHRETAVHQLRSALSRMATATGLELEERIEADLDFHRTLITITENVTLLTSWEALEGSIRMSIMYGGFERATENMSVDRHREIVDAIGTVDVSRARETIMAHMRTASRNLVQADSDAI
- a CDS encoding transketolase family protein codes for the protein MNTTTPAPKLKTSAMIASFADPGQKTASAPFGHALAALAETDQRIVGLTADLGKYTDMHVFQHAHPDRFFQMGMAEQVLFGAAAGLAETGFVPFASTYSVFAARRAYDFLCLDIAEPNLNVNIVGGLPGLTTGYGPSHQATEDIAIFRGMPNLTIVDPCDSTDIEQAVPQLAASSGPSYLRLLRGKVPTVLDEYDYRFELGKAKVLREGADVVFVSSGLMTMRALQAAKALAAHKVDVAVVHSPTIKPFDAETVVAQLDTPRLAVTLENHSVVGGLFETVASALVQRGVGRRVVPVALPDAFLDAGALPTLHERYGLTTERIVVKVLSELG
- a CDS encoding transketolase, which codes for MTSLPDTVTSEAPDTATALAEPMTALERVRRIDDAAYRIRHHILDMGEVQGQGYVGQGLGAADLLATVYTDQLRYRAEDPEWDDRDRFLLSTGHYAIGHYAALAEVGIIAVDELVTYGSDDSRLPMSGMATYTPGMEISGGSLGHGLGVAVGMALGLRLRGNNARVINFLSDGEIDEGSTWEAAMSAHHHQLGSIIATVDVNALQADGKTDTVLRTEPLVAKWEAFGWFAQRVDGNDTTALQSAFEEASRRSSPIGVPAVILCDTRVGRGVPLLENREKAHFMRIDENEWQICRDQLTAAREGNAA
- a CDS encoding MFS transporter codes for the protein MSNDALQMRGPVHGTKDVKRVAVGSSVGAVIETYDFIGFGTAAALYFGTVFFPGTDPVTGTLFSFATLGVGFAARPIGGIIGGHLGDKVGRKPVLVTSLIVMGLATFLIGLLPTYESVGVLAPILLVVVRIVQGLAFGAEWGGAILMTYEHAPWTRKGFFTGLVQAGFPVGLLLANLVFLSSGALPGDWAWRVPFLASIVLVAVGLIIRSKVPESPVFEDVKTAGIIVKSPITRVIRDDWRNIVRGIGLRIAETAGYAVAITYMISYLNTTELADRTETLTALCIAAALGVFATPFWGALTDRVGRRPVYLWSTAFAVLFGVPMFLLVNTGSFLLIIITFAVAYGICQNSLAGVQGAWFPELFQAQTRSSGASLAYQISAMVSGFTPFVTTLLFLSYGWVGPALLFSGYAAIGLVAAFLTRDTWGPRERRLAAEAAATTPQTVSL
- a CDS encoding SDR family NAD(P)-dependent oxidoreductase, encoding MSTRTAVVTGATSPQGIGLATARRYARDGWDVVILDLDATLAGVTALDIADEYGVSAFGTRIDVADERSVASAHAAVAAEVAADRLAPVGALANIAGITSPVPFLETTLQLWNTVLAVNATGTYLVTRAFLPDMLATGWGRIITMSSVSAQRGGGVFGKVPYSAAKAAVVGFTKALARELGDSGVTINAIAPGAVDTAIRVGSTPEQEQAIVDAIPLGRTASVDEVAAVIAFLSSDGAAYLTGTTIDINGGSHLH